A single region of the Pararge aegeria chromosome 20, ilParAegt1.1, whole genome shotgun sequence genome encodes:
- the LOC120632883 gene encoding uncharacterized protein LOC120632883, with protein MELMSSLLLCALVAFLPQALGQSRRKFSYDYGYNDSLLIRRKNNTMGTNIYLNQNKTPLVSKFNDLQLIFMDPACRGCYICMEKALNAHKPHTHMMDPHISSENFQDDRNIIDVHRRDKRQFTSEIIGGKKSKRSKSKNNKAVTLMKYKDKGKIYALKIKETNSVSDLHNKSKTVTTCQVYSIQKSFSCESPQANLILTDTRKKTNKKGKKGHGKRETKILKPIKTVITPVMPWKRYIDDSHVLEQIMPSIEEIY; from the exons ATGGAACTAATGAGTTCTCTGTTGTTATGTGCTCTTGTAGCATTTTTGCCGCAAGCTTTAG GTCAATCAAGAAGAAAATTTTCATACGATTATGGATATAACGATTCTCTTTTaattagaagaaaaaataacacaatGGGGACGAATATATATCTCAACCAAAATAAAACGCCTTTAGTTAGCAAGTTTAATGATttgcaattaatatttatggATCCGGCTTGCAGAGGGTGTtacatttgtatggaaaaagcTTTGAATGCTCACAAACCTCATACTCATATGATGGATCCACACATCAGTTCTGAAAACTTTCAAGATGACCGCAATATTATTGATGTACATAGACGTGATAAACGGCAATTCACATCGGAAATTATAGGTGGAAAGAAATCTAAAAGATCTAAATCTAAAAACAATAAAGCTGTTacattaatgaaatataaagaCAAGGGTAAAATATATGCGttgaaaattaaagaaacaaacTCAGTGTCTGATCTCCACAATAAGAGTAAAACTGTGACGACATGCCAAGTGTACAGCATTCAAAAATCCTTTTCATGTGAATCCCCCCAAgctaatttaattttgacaGATACACGaaagaaaacgaataaaaaaggtaaaaagggCCATGGCAAACGAGAGACGAAAATACTTAAGCCAATAAAAACAGTGATCACTCCAGTTATGCCTTGGAAACGTTACATAGACGACTCTCATGTTCTGGAACAAATAATGCCTTCAATAGAAGAAATTTATTAa